One segment of Dolichospermum sp. DET69 DNA contains the following:
- a CDS encoding esterase-like activity of phytase family protein, which translates to MPTTTLTGFAGFPGATFSSSVFWDTFKSGGQITGNTNGVTVPFTTLGQPLGGFSAMQVGNNNTYWFQPDNGYGKKNNSADFLLRLYQVDPSLKGAEPGADGSVAFLNYIQFRDPDQKITNFTLVNNTGERNLTGADFDIESFVFDKNGEIWVGDEFGPFLLHFDATGKLLEAPIAVPNVFSPDNPGGNPPNLGTKGLESTAINTSKTKLITALEGPVTGDSATNDILRVYEFNLASKTFGTQYNYKLEKTSNNQSINDLTAINDNEYLVIEKDRLTGAAAEFKKIYKINLTQVDSNGYLIKQEVADLLNIQDPNDLNGDGSTSFKLPFQNVEAFTIVDKNTILVTNDNDFPFIAGSRTPGEVDGNEVALLKLDTPLNIPRRLSISDVTVVEGSNALVTVTLNEASSTAVTVNYATTAGTATAGTDYSAAPGNTLSGTLTFAPGQTSKTITFQTTSDTTAEANEKFTVTLTNPVGATIPFVTGTVTITDTVSSATTATLAATKTNLTLTGTANVNGTGNTTNNIISGNGGNNLLDGAAGNDTLIGGAGNDTLIGGLGNDNLDGGAGDDTYLFTLTGLGNDIIRDASGKDTISFTGAAATLGARVNLGVITAQTVVGTTKITLTAVDAIENAIGGLGNDRLIGNTFNNLLDGGAGNDSLAGGAGNDTLVGGLGTDNLVGGAGNDQFVFNGATAFSATTFGLDNIADFSAGDKIVLSKTVFAALTSVAGAGFSAASDFAVVTDDADAATSSASIVYNAVFGSLFYNQNGAAAGFGTGGEFAAVSIIDAPTLLANDFIVTV; encoded by the coding sequence ATGCCTACAACAACACTAACCGGTTTCGCTGGCTTTCCTGGTGCAACCTTCTCCAGTAGCGTCTTTTGGGACACATTTAAATCCGGTGGTCAGATTACTGGTAACACCAATGGTGTCACCGTACCTTTCACTACTCTTGGTCAGCCTCTTGGTGGTTTCAGTGCCATGCAAGTTGGTAACAATAACACTTACTGGTTTCAACCAGATAACGGTTATGGTAAAAAAAATAACAGCGCGGACTTTTTGTTACGTCTTTACCAAGTTGACCCAAGCTTAAAAGGAGCGGAACCTGGTGCAGATGGTAGTGTCGCGTTCTTAAACTATATTCAATTCCGCGACCCAGACCAGAAGATTACTAACTTCACTCTGGTTAACAATACAGGAGAGAGAAACCTAACAGGGGCTGACTTTGATATCGAGTCATTCGTCTTTGATAAAAACGGCGAAATCTGGGTGGGAGACGAGTTCGGTCCTTTCCTATTGCACTTTGATGCTACTGGTAAGTTGCTAGAAGCTCCCATTGCTGTACCTAACGTCTTCTCTCCCGATAACCCCGGCGGAAACCCACCTAACTTGGGTACTAAAGGGTTGGAAAGTACAGCAATCAATACCAGCAAGACCAAGCTCATCACCGCTTTGGAAGGTCCCGTTACTGGTGACAGCGCTACCAACGATATTCTCCGTGTCTACGAATTTAACTTAGCCAGCAAAACCTTCGGCACACAATACAACTATAAACTGGAGAAGACTTCTAACAACCAGTCAATCAATGACTTGACAGCTATCAATGATAATGAATACTTAGTCATTGAAAAAGACCGCTTAACTGGGGCTGCTGCTGAATTCAAAAAGATTTATAAAATTAACTTGACCCAGGTAGACTCCAATGGCTATCTTATCAAGCAAGAAGTCGCTGACTTGTTAAACATTCAAGACCCCAATGACTTGAATGGTGATGGTTCAACCAGCTTTAAATTGCCATTCCAAAACGTTGAAGCTTTCACCATCGTTGACAAAAATACCATTCTGGTAACAAACGACAACGATTTTCCTTTCATTGCCGGCAGCAGAACCCCTGGTGAAGTAGATGGAAATGAAGTCGCTCTGTTGAAACTAGACACTCCTCTTAACATACCCAGAAGATTGAGCATCAGTGATGTAACTGTGGTAGAGGGATCAAATGCTTTGGTGACAGTGACTCTGAATGAAGCTAGTTCTACTGCTGTAACAGTTAACTACGCTACCACTGCTGGTACTGCTACTGCTGGTACTGACTACAGCGCTGCTCCTGGTAACACACTCAGCGGCACACTCACCTTTGCTCCAGGGCAGACCAGCAAGACTATCACCTTTCAGACTACATCTGATACAACTGCTGAAGCGAATGAAAAATTCACCGTCACATTAACTAACCCCGTTGGTGCAACTATCCCCTTCGTGACCGGCACAGTCACTATCACTGATACCGTTAGCTCTGCTACTACTGCTACATTAGCGGCAACAAAAACAAACCTGACCCTAACTGGAACTGCCAATGTTAATGGTACAGGCAACACCACTAATAACATTATTAGTGGTAACGGTGGTAATAACCTGCTTGATGGTGCTGCTGGTAATGACACCCTCATTGGTGGTGCTGGTAACGACACCCTCATTGGTGGTTTAGGTAATGACAATCTTGATGGTGGTGCAGGTGATGATACTTATCTCTTCACTCTCACTGGACTAGGTAACGACATCATTAGGGATGCCTCTGGTAAAGATACCATTAGCTTTACTGGTGCTGCGGCTACATTAGGCGCTCGTGTGAATTTGGGTGTCATCACTGCTCAAACCGTTGTGGGTACTACAAAAATCACATTAACTGCGGTAGATGCCATTGAAAACGCCATTGGTGGTTTGGGTAATGACCGTCTCATCGGTAATACTTTTAACAACCTCTTAGACGGTGGTGCTGGTAATGACTCCTTAGCTGGTGGTGCTGGTAATGACACCCTGGTTGGTGGTCTGGGTACTGACAACTTAGTTGGTGGCGCTGGTAATGACCAGTTCGTATTCAATGGCGCCACAGCTTTTAGTGCAACAACTTTTGGTTTAGACAACATCGCTGACTTTAGCGCGGGTGACAAGATAGTTTTGAGCAAGACAGTATTTGCGGCTCTAACCAGTGTTGCTGGTGCCGGATTTAGTGCTGCTTCAGACTTTGCCGTTGTTACAGATGATGCTGACGCAGCAACTAGCAGCGCTAGTATTGTTTATAACGCAGTCTTCGGTAGCCTCTTCTATAACCAAAATGGTGCTGCTGCTGGCTTTGGTACCGGTGGTGAGTTTGCAGCTGTAAGTATCATTGATGCTCCTACTTTGCTTGCTAACGACTTCATTGTTACCGTTTAA
- a CDS encoding Uma2 family endonuclease: MIAIPQQPTKMTIEEYLPWELDQDIRYEYINGEVFAMTGGTIPHNDITLNLYTALHPHVRPRGCRVNVLDVKLQISPNSVYFYPDLIVSCHPDDLNARKVIQNPKLIVEVLSPGTSGKDRGEKFRYYLTMPSLQEYILIDSENISVERYCRGEGRMWLYYPYSSGDIVTLSSIEFEFPIEMLYDGVGLETET; the protein is encoded by the coding sequence ATGATAGCCATTCCCCAACAACCGACAAAAATGACCATTGAGGAATATCTCCCATGGGAACTTGACCAAGATATTCGCTATGAATACATCAACGGCGAAGTTTTTGCCATGACTGGTGGTACAATTCCCCACAATGATATTACTCTCAATCTTTACACTGCTTTACATCCTCATGTCCGTCCTAGAGGTTGTCGAGTCAATGTATTAGATGTAAAACTGCAAATTAGTCCTAACAGTGTATATTTCTATCCCGATCTTATCGTTAGTTGCCACCCTGATGACCTCAATGCCCGTAAAGTTATTCAAAATCCTAAATTAATTGTTGAAGTTCTTTCTCCCGGTACAAGCGGTAAAGATAGAGGAGAAAAATTCAGATATTATTTAACAATGCCTAGTTTACAAGAATACATCTTGATTGATTCTGAAAACATCTCTGTTGAACGTTATTGTCGAGGAGAAGGAAGAATGTGGCTTTATTATCCCTATAGTAGCGGAGATATTGTCACCCTATCAAGCATTGAATTTGAATTTCCCATAGAAATGCTTTATGATGGTGTGGGATTGGAAACAGAAACATAA